DNA sequence from the Cucumis melo cultivar AY chromosome 6, USDA_Cmelo_AY_1.0, whole genome shotgun sequence genome:
ACTAGGGGATGTTCAACAACTTGATTTACACAAATGTAAATCTTCAATGTTATTATCCAACTATTCATCACTTGTGGTTTAATCTTTGAATAGTCTATTAGTGAGAACAAGATAAGGAGAAACAGTGGAAAACAACTTTTAGAGAAGTAGTTAGTATTCAACGGTTTTTCGCAAACGATTTTTCAAACAGTCGTTTCGTCTCAAATTTTGATGATTTGTTTTCTATGTTCAACAGTACATGAGAGCATCCCTTGAGGCAGCAGCAGAGGCCATTGGAAAAAGAGATTGGGGAAGCAGTGGACCTCATGATTCTGGTCAATACAACCAATTCCCTGAAGATACTGGCTTCTTCAAAAAGGAAGGAACATGGAAAACCGAATACGGCGAATTCTTCCTCGCGTGGTACTCAAGCAAGCTATTACAGCATGGTGATAGCATATTAGCAGCTGCAAAGGGAATTTTCCGTGGAACTGGTGCAAAACTATCAGCAAAAGTAGCAGGAATTCATTGGCACTATGGTACACGTTCCCATGCTGCCGAGTTAACCGCTGGATACTACAACACTCGACATCGAGACGGGTACTCACCTATTGCAAAAATGTTAGCTAAACATGGAGTTGTGTTCAACTTCACTTGTATGGAAATGAGAGATGGACAACAACCTGGCTATGCAAATTGCTCACCAGAAGGATTGGTTAGACAAGTGAAAATGGCCACAAGAGATGCAAAGGTCGAACTTGCTGGTGAAAATGCATTAGAAAGGTATGATGGAGCAGCTTATGAGCAAATTTTAGCCACAAGTAGGTCAGATTCTGGAAATGGTTTGGCTGCATTCACTTACTTGAGAATGAACAAGAACCTTTTTGAACCAAACAATTGGAGAAACTTGGTCGAGTTCGTAAAGAGCATGTCAGAAGGCGGTCGAAACCGGAGACTTCCGGAGTCCGATTGCTGTGGCAGTGATCTTCATGTTGGATTCATCAAGGAGAAGAAGATCAAGGAAGTTGCTGCGGTGTAGATATGAAACAAGAACATAGTTATGATAGTGTGTTATAgttttttaaagaaaaggagaaaaagaagaagagaatagGAAAGTCAAAACTCTTCTAATGTTTTTACCCTCATACTTTTATTTGTTATGAGGTAGTGTACTTCTAAATTTGTAATTATCGAGTCCCTTAGTAAAAAAAGTAAGTGAATGAAGTGGAAAAACCTGCAAGATCCAAAATCATATGTTGTTCAATAATATACAAAGTCATGAGTTGTAAATTAGAATGGAGTTCATTAGTTGAATTATAGTCCAACATTACTTGATAGGGAAGGACTTTGGGAAAGATCATTGGGAGGTTCCTAAAATGAGATTTTCAAAGCCAATTGTTTTAATGATTCATTTGAGTCGATGCATCTTCATCAATTAATATTGGgactaaaacaaaattataactttttttatttgatacatcaaaaccaacaaattgtaatttctattttctattttcacttaaaatagatttttttttgtttcgatCTCAATATCAAAGAAACTTCTTGAAGGGTAAATTAGAAACTTCTTGAAGGGTAAATTAGTAAGATCATTCAAACTATTTGTTACCTTTAAAATACCAAAGAGAAAGGGCAAATGCCATTATAGTATAATGGAAGAAGATTCTTCCTTTAAAATGTAGCTCATCTACGTTTTGTTTTTAACGCGTCTCTTCTCTTACACTTCCATGTCGTCGTCGCACTCTAAACATAAAAGAGTTCCGAGAAGAGAGATCGAGAAAGTATGAGTTGCAAGAATGATATATTATATGATACTTGGACCAGATTTATTACACCTTCACAAAAATCTGTTCTCGATTCCAAACAGAGAGTAACAAGAAGaaaataagaaggaaaaaaCAATTGTACAGCTCTCTCTATGAGTTGAACAAGATTTACATATTCAAACATTTCGAAGACAATATGCTAAAAGGGATGAATTTTTGGGAATTGCAAAAGGTCAAAACTTTCATACTTCATTCTGAAGAATGCAATATTCTCAGTCAGTAACCAAAGTGAAGTTTTTTCAAAGATCAAACCTTCCCTTGTTTTCTAACCATATCATGCTTTTGATCAACAAATCTTGGAGATAACAAGACCCGATGAGACTGATTTTTACTGCTACTAGAGCTTGTTTTCTCTTCCGTCATTAGTAGCGCTTTCTGTAAACTTTCAACTACTTCTGTCATTGCTGGCCGACTCATCGCATTTTTGTTCAGGCAACGGTCTGCCAACTTTGCAACTTCCCGGGCGGAAGACAAGGAATACTGGTTTCTGAGTCGAGGATCAATTAACATGGTGAACATACTACTGTCAACCGGAAATTGTCTCACCCACTGAAGAAGTTTCTGCTCTCCCATGGGACGGTTTCTATCCAAAGCTCGTCTGCCCGTGAGAAGTTCATACAGAACCACACCGAAACTCCATACATCGCATTGGCTCTTTAGACGACCTGTCTCAATGTATTCAGGAGCAGCATATCCATGCGTTCCAACCACCtgacaaacaaaaagaaacaagGAATAGCTATTTGAGATTTGATTGTAACAATAAAGGTGCAACCTAATCTTTTCAATTTAGGGAAAGAGACGTATAGTTTACTCCCGTCACCGTGATATGTTATAAGTTGCATAATGTACAAACTATGAGCAACTAAGCTACTATACGTACTGCTGTAGAAACGTGTGAGTGATCACCACTTGGTCCTTCTCTAGCAAGGCCAAAGTCTGAGAGTTTAGGCTTGAAGTTCTCGTCCAATAGCACGTTCGAAGATTTAAAATCGCGATATATCACCTATGAAAATACACATGCAAAAAATGATCTCAACAAATTTATACACATCCTaaaaattaatagtaatgtcGGAATATTTTGAATCTATTATCAAGGGTCAGACAAGTGCACTTTACACTAGTCGGTAATGGCCCTGTTTTgtattttgaaaacattttttctaataaaattATTCTTCTTCTATCCATAGACGTAGCTAACGGTGTTAGTGAGCCATGTAGATCTATGTGTCAATCTTCTCTattcttttattgtttttgtatTCATTACTTGTCgataacaaataaataagagTGTATCCTGTACATGTCATGTCCtaattttttccttaaaattgCTGTGTTGTATCCATGCTTCATAGACTAATGGGTATTTTAGTTgtgtttttttgtttcttttttttttaagtttaggATAATTTTGAAACTTCTAAAAATTTAGGAGTGTTTTTCTAGGCACATATACAGATACGTTGACgataagggtttttttttctattattaaaataaaagcCAATTGGTGTACTGATTttaagttaaattaaattagattttaaaaaagtgaggaaacatggaggggtacaaaaaaaagagaaaagactGGTGACGATGAGTGGTGGTGGGGCAACAAGCGGGAGCATAGGCTACTTAAATCTTTTGTAAGCACCTTGTCCGAGAGAGAATCTTGCCTTCCCCTTTTGTAACTCTTATTTTGTTGGTCATAGAATGGTTTCCTACAGAAATGGCACcctaattataatatataagtCAATATTAGAAAAGGATTTTTGGTTTATAGTTTTTTATCATAGCTTACCGACTGTTTCCTATGTTTAGAGTTTTTCACCCTTTAGACTGCATTTTTTAAATGAGagcaaaatttcaaaacaaaaacaaaaatttggaAGCTTAGAGGAAAATAGTTGTTCATAAACAAACATAGtttcttcaaaataatgaaCCAAAAACagaaacattctcaaatagggcTCTAAGTTCTCTCTGAACTAGAGGTTAAAATTCCTTTTATTAGGTTTCTAAAAGAGCTCTCAGTTAGAAACCAAGGTAGTATGAGATGTTTTTGTCTCACATTAGCTAGAAAGAGATGACCAATGTGGTACTCAAGTGGCTTGGCTTTCCCAACCCAATAGTTGACTTTTGGGGTGTAGTTCTCCAAGGTGCTTAAGTACCTAACGTCGTCATTGAATGTGGATTATAATTGTAATGAGATGCTCAAAAGGGATTCGGTTCTTGTCCACTCACCAACACTATATCACCTAAACAGTTTACTAACACACGGCAGGAACCTCAGTTCCAACACCAGAAGCAAGCAAGAAATTTTACCAATGCAACATTTAACTTTAAACCACAAATTCAACCAAAAGCTTAAGCTTGTGGTTGAAAGCAAATTTAGTTATATATCACAACACTCCCCTCACTTGTGGGTTTGAAACATTTGAAAGGCCCAATAAGTGAATCAATTTTACCTCACTTATGGGTTTGGAATATTTGAAAATCCCAACAAgtgtaaattaattttaattgggGAAGAAACGACGATGCAGGTGCTTGAACATAGGACCTCCCTGGACCTGCTCTGATGCCATATTAAACCACTAATTCAACCAAAAGCTTAAGCTTGTttttgaaggcaaatttaattatatatcacaaCACAATCAACTAACAAAAAACTAATGCATCTAAATTGTGGTACCTGAGCTTCTAATCCTCCATGTAGATAAGCCAAGCCCTGAGCAGCACCAATGATAATCTCTAATCTCTGCTTCCATGGAAGAGTCGGCGACATTCTTTGGAAAAGATGGTGTTCCAAGCTCTTGTTTGGAAGAAACTCGTAGACTAAGAGCCTTTGAATCCCTCTCACACCATTTTCAGCCGCATAACCCAGAAGTTTAACTAGATTTGGATGACTAACTACACTAAGAAATTGAACTTCTGCAAGCCATTCTTTATGACCCTACACAACAGAAGAACTGGACCATAAGAAACATTACTGCACAAATATACAGGAAAAAAGTTCAACTCATGTTGTTTAAATGTAATCTAATTACCTTTAGTACAAactataaaatttaatttattttttcaatagaTAACAATGGCTTCATTGCGgggaaaagaatgaaaaaaaaaatacaaggcAAATAAAAAGCCAAACCCATAAGACTAAAAAATTTAATGTTAAACAGAATCTGTTTGGATGTTACATTTTTGTTTAAAGTTATTTTCAACTGTTTTCACAATGTCCCTTGATTTGAGAACAAAACACCACCCATAAGCGATATGCATAAATCAAGACACACAAATGtactaaataaataacaaacaaacaaacaaaaactacCACAAATCAAGGAATGGATCTAACATGAGATGAAAGAGAAAGTCGGCTAGCTTTCAGTTTCAATATTTAGATTAATATGTTGCTTATGGAATATTATGTACAAGCagataattaaaatattgataaacatttatatatgattaaTGACAATCCTATAAAATATTAAATCCTCAGGTCCACTCCAAAGCATCCAGACAAAAGAACTGTATCAAGGGAATTTAGAATGATatgagagagaaaaaattgagaaagaaagCAATACCTGCAAGCTATGCTGGTTGAGTTTTTTAATGGCAACCACAACAGGTTCACCATTGGGAGTTATGGGTTTAATTCTTCCTTTATACACAGACCCAAAACCACCCTCCCCAATCTTCAACATCCTGCTAAAGCCATTTGTTGCATCAACAAGCTCTTGGAGAGAGAAAGCCCTCAAATTTTGCTCCTTCTCTTTGTACAATTCAGGAATACTCCTTGAAGGTAATGAATTTGATGGTCTGAAACCATTTGCCTTGGCTGATTTGTTGGATTTTTCATCTTGGTTTAACTCTGGAGCAGATTTTGATATTCCTTTGGACTTTGATTTTCCCTTAGGATAAAAGAAACACTTCATCTTTTAAACCCAGaggaaggaaaaatgaaatgaaaaaacCACTTTTCAAGAAGCTAATGCTTATGGTCTTATGGTCTTACGGTCAAAACTCAAAAGTAAGAAAGTCAGAAATTCAGAAGATGTTATTCAATGAGGAAACAACAAATTCAATGAAACCTGGAGAGGgtaaaaaaccaaataaaaacaaGGGATTTCAAAATTCCGATTAAGAACTAAGACCCcaagtgaaagaaaaaaaaacccacaaacCCAGAAGCCAAAATagagaaaagaaggaaattaTATAGAGAAGAAAGCAAAAGAGAGAAACCCAAAAGCAAAAGATATTTCATCAAACAGGATGTGAACAAACAAACAGAACCCAGATGGAATCAAGGCTTAAAAGTGAACTAGGTGAAGAAAAGGAATAGAAATCGGAAAAGGATTGTTAAAAAAAGCGAAACCCTCGTGCAAATAAGTGGAAAACAGAAGAAAAAGGGATGGAAACGATGGGATTGTAAGAGATAAAAGGGGGAAGATGAATAAAATATAAGTATAAAAACAAGTATCGTGTATGAAAAGGAAAATGGGGAGAGAAGGAAAGGGAAAGGGACAGAAGTAAAATACCAGAATTTCCACAGCGGCAAAGACTGAAGAGAAGACCTTTCAAATGTGGGGATCATCCTAAATGAGAGTTGCAATCATCATAACGTCATATTAACGCGGTGGGTTTGTTCATATCATAGTATTCGTATGTCCCAAATCAAAAACGGTGAAATTTGAACGCgttcattcttttttctttggttCGTCAAACCCAACTCTAAAgtcaagaagaagaaaatacgTTAATCTTGCTTTGTGACTCACCTTTAACAAACatgttttcttaattttcaaataacAAAACATGTTGGTTAATTTCTTTCATTGTTTTTTACTGTGATTTgcatttttattaaatataacaattatattaacatatatatatatatatatatagcaacatttttttttaagaatgtGTATATAACAAAGCCGATTTGCTTATAAACTTCTATCGTTAATAGATCGTTCATGgtttattaatgataaataGACTTTCGACAATATACTTCTATCGCTAATAACTTGTTAATTATTGCATACTTTGcttctttttccttaaaaaaaaaggtaattaaCCGTTGATCTTAAAAATGTATCTGTAAGTAAAAAATAATTGTTGTTCAAaacattatttttctaaaaattagataaaaaatgtttaaataaaaaGGAATTTCAAACCAACCCTTAATATTcatttagttttagttttaggATTAAAGACTAAAGAGAATCCATTTCTATATTTTTAGACAAGAAAAAGTCTTCTAATTTGACCCAAAAAAGAAACTCAAATTGGATTCTTAGGATTGTTAAAAATCAATTCAAATAATCAAAGAGATTCACAATTTTAACTAGATTGATTTAGGGTTCAAATATTGGAGATAAAAGGCTTTAGAACCATAAGAAATTGCCacaaaaaccttttttttaGTCTTCATTTTGACTCATTAAAATACAAAGTGAACTTTGACTGTCTTTTTTTTcctaataccaaaaaaaaaaaaatactaaactaaaaatacttttaCAAAGGACTTTGAAGGGTAAGAATTTAGTTATATtaaagtattattatttattatttattatttattgcttattactattattaataCCCTTCaaagtccttttttttttcaaaaacaaaaccaagtttttttttttggaaaattaaaGTGATATTCATTTAGgttttactttttattatcaaaaattagaattttctttttgtttgttttatatgaagtaattaattagaatttttattataattttatcaaaaaagattatttttttattttcaaaatatattgtaattttttaaaaacattataaaatgtaggtaataaaacaaaaaatctaGAGATTAAATTGtgtttataaattaattttcaaaaaataaatagtgatTAATTAGTATTatgaaaaaatagttttaaaatactttttattgtttttggaattttggttaAAAACTATctctttttacttaataaaaatgCAAACCATTAAGAcgaaatatatttaattttcaaaaacaaaaatgatcgcttcaataaattataattgattttttatttttatttagacAAAACTATCAAACTTTTGAGTAGTACTAAGTTTTACGagttaattatatatttatatatcaaacaatatccaattaaaagaaattttattttaaatgataaaatttctaaaaatatctacaaatataacaaaatatcataatctATTTATATAATAGATTATGATAGATAGGCTACTATTTGTATTTATCATGATACAGCTAGATAAAGACAATCCTTGATTtatcttatatatattataatattataacttaaatactatatttaaaaaatatttctaaataaaatGCAGTCAACTTTCAAAGTCCATCATCATTGCTTTATCCCATGAAAACATAAATATTagataattataaaaatttgaaagaaaaagtaAACATTGGAACCAAATTGAATTTAGatttaaaaacaaacaaaagaaattaGAACATAGAATATGAGTTaaacaaaaaagttaaaaagtaaTTCAAATAACAAGAAAAGTAAGCCATTTTAAGGGATGCAAACAAAGGGTTGAAAAGGTCAAAGTACAAAACACAAATCGATAAGAGTCATTTTTATGCATATGTTGTGTCGTTCTACGATGTGTCGTATTGAGAATACGAgagttatttttctaaattccTTTCGAACATCCTAGTTTTCAAGGTATTGTAATTGTAGAGTCGTACATGTGTATCGTTTAATTTTGatcaaaaagttaaaaaactaataaataaaccgtttatactttttaaacaaaattaaaatgcttgtaatttatattatatttacattAGTAAGATTATGTTGTCTACTATGTTTCAtgaattatttttgtaaaatgttgataaaattttaatgtattaataattttgaaaatttaaatagaTTTTGTTAGTACAACAAAACCTTCCattttagaataaaaaattatataagttATTATCGAGCTAAgtttaatttaacttttttcGTAGAAATAGACTTGTTCATTagaaacaatttaaaaatttcttttttaataaaaaaaattattgtctAGAAAAAATATTCCTATATATTtcttgttggttggttagggaGACAAAGTTAGAAACTTTTAGAAAATAGTTTGAATTAGAGGACTTAGAAGAATTAATTTTGACAAAATCAAGTCTCAATTGTCAATTCGATGTTTTCAActctagaaaaaaaaatccaatcaATTTCGATAACACACGAGTGATTCAACTTTTTGATTAAGTCTGTCACGTAAATTAGAGTTAAAAATTCCTAATTCAATAATActcttttgtgtttttttttttttttccgaatCTATGTATTAACATTAAATGCCAAAACCAATTTCTATCCTACATCACAAATTTCCACCATTCCTCAcaagaaaatttcaaattaaacaCCAAATTTCCCAAACTACTCAAAGAACACTAAGCTATGAATTTGATGTTAGCACAAATTCAGGGGGTGATATTGGGCCCATACTAAGTTGACTTTGAAATAAAGTAGTTTCTTTGGGACTACCGCTTTCTCCATTTTTTAAGGGTACAAAAGTACTTTCTTTCAAACTTTGAagtcttttaaatttgtttctctctctctagCTAATAATAGATGTGAAAAAGGGTTTGATatatatggattaaattaaagaaaatactTTGAACTTTTTATCTATATagtataaaaatttaatttcttttcatgAGAATGGGTAGCAATGAACAAGAAAGGAAAATGGAGATGATAATGCTATTTTAGGTTATCACCTTATCGTTGCAAGTTCCAATTTATGTCTTCATTATTTTCATGGTAATTTGAAACACTCGTAAAAGTTGAGGATACTGTTGCAATTTTTGTAAGTAGTAGTCGAGAAATGCACAAGAAATCTCgtagatttgattttttttttttaattgtggTTTTTTggtatataataaataaatgacaTACGATTTTGTTTTAGTTACCATCGGATGATGAAACATTCTTTTATTTCAATGTTATCATATTATAGTTTAAAATCTTCTATTTAGTACATGAGAGAAAATTTGTTCTAATAATTAAATTGTTGTGTTAATGTGTtactttcaaatatagtaaaataagtCTAAATATTGAAAAATGTCATTGCTATCAGTGATAAAGAATGATAAACATCGACAGACTACTTTCTTCTAGTATTGATAGAAACTGACTATTAACGTCTATCATTGATATGCAAtcaaattttattatgtttgtaaatatttcaagAGTGTCGTCGTTTAAAACGATTCtcctaaattttattatataagcTTCCTCGCTACCCACTTTTCATATTAATGAATTCCTAAActatatgatattttattaattagCATTATTGTGCAAACTAAAAATAAATgtgtattaaaaaaatatagataTAAATGAGTATTTACGAGCTCTAGCTTGGAATAGGTTAAAGTCAATAATCTATCAATAGCTCACTCATTGTTTGAGACAAAATATTAGTTATGTTAAACCCTTGTTTTGTTAAAGTAGAGCATTATTTACGATGCAATGGTTAAAATAGTCAATTCTTTTTTCTccaatatttttaataactcCATCTGCTGGCAACCAACTCTGACGATCACCTCCAATAGTCAACTTACTTCAACAATTAACTCCAATAAAAACCATCTTCAACGGTTCAATTTTAGCAATGACTACCTCTAACAGCCAACTCTGATAATCATTTCTTATGACGATATATGCAACCTACTCCAACAAATTACTCAACGACCATATTGTAGTGCTTAACTAATACCATTCATTTATTGTAATTTGACATATCAAAAAACACTTGAGTATGACGAACCAAACAAATTTGTGTATAAAAACATTATTTAGAAAATGTAATCAAGCATATGACCGTTTTTACTTTAACGGATTGTGGAAAAAGAAACATCTATTAACATACCTTTATAAACttgaaaatatatatctatgaGATTACGATCATTATTTAACCAATTTCAGTATAAAATGAACTTTAAAAGTAGACATATAAACTTTGTATTTGAGTACAGTGACCgaaatgatattttaacatGTAAATAACAATGACTCCCTAAATATAAATGCAAAACAATAGAATATATGAGTGATTTTAAGGTTACATTATACAAGACAGaaccatacatatatatatcaataaaatCTCAAAGACAGGACAGGACACAGTGAGAATGAATATAAATTGTAGCTTTAAAGTAAAGGGTAACAATCTTGAACTTGGACATAGGTATATGAAAGAACCTGGCTAAGCTGTCCCCCTCCTTTTGCCAATATTAAATGTTTGAATGAAGTCAGCAAAGCCCCTTTCCTTTCCTTCCTTCATTCAGCCCATCAGAGCTTATTATCTCACAAAGCTACAAAAGGCTAGAAGAATTTCACGTAGCTAGCTAATTGCGCACAGCATTCCAAGAAAAGTGAGTGAGTTTCAGGATATGAATTATGATTCTTTCTCGTAACTCGGGTTTCTAACCAGAATTCCATAGCAGTTTTCGACTCTGAACGGGCGGTGCCAACCCCGGAATGTCCCGAATGTCCTTGTTATTTGGATTCACCAACTAAGGAGAAGGAAGACAGAACCAGAAATGTTCAGCtaaatatatatagagagagaagaATGAGGAAATGGTTGGTACCTTGACAATGATAATGGCAATGACACCAAGGACAATGATGAAGAGGAGGGCCATTATACATTTATCAGTTGCAACTTGTCTTCCTAATTCCTTCACCAGTTTGGAGGCTTTCTTCAGTGAGAAATGTATGGAGTCAAGCTCGTTCACGATCCTGCTCATTTGCTCGGTCTGCGCCTTCAGCGCTGCAGCTGTCTCCATTCCCACATTCACCGTTTCTTGAACTACCTATCGCACATATAGAACCACCGCATATCATTTTATTTCGAAGGTTAACAAGTGAACAGTTTTGCTCATTTCAAACTCGATAGAAAGAATGCAGAAATTAGATCTTCCAAAGACAAACTAACCTTTTTTGACCTCTCAATTGCTTCATCAGTTTCATCCATCATCCTGTTTCCACTATCAATCAATTGTTGATTTGTCATATCTGCAATAACATTAAAAGCCAATATATTAGTAATTTTCTTATACTATCTTGTTCATATTAGCAGTAATGttgtgttatttttttttataagaaatagATACTTTCAAAGAACAAAAGAGAACAGACTAAGGACAAAGGACAAGAGGGTCCTCCCcgaaaaaaactaaaaaataaggGTCTTTCGATTGTTGAAAATCATAGAAAGGTTATAAATACAAAAGTGTTTAGAGTAGTTCTACTCCACCAAGAAGCTGTGTGTTGAAACACAATtcaaaaagaatcaaaaaaattataattgtcttcataagtacaaaaaaaaaaaggaaggagtttagttccAACCTACCTCCTATTCTTCTCATTCCAAATACACCACAAAAGGGAACAGGTAGCACATCTCTACAAAATGTTACCCTTTGGACTAAAACCTTTGCCATTGAGCCCTTCAAGCACCCAACTATCAACCTTACTAAGAAGACAAAACTCCAGATTAAAGATTCTAAACAACATATTCCAAGCTTTCATAGCGAAGGCACGATGCAAAAATAAGTCGTCCAAGGTCTCCTTGTCATTGAAACAAAAGGCAGCACATCGAAGGATTGAGTGCAGCGTACTGGAATTTTTTTTAAGCTTCTCGTGAGTATTAAGACTTCTATAGGCGAGCAACCATAAGAAGAACTCCACCTTTTTTGGGATTTTAGTCTTCCAGATGTAACGAACCAAAAGTAAGGCGACGGTGAGGAATCTCGGTTAATTTAAGAAAGGTAGACTTCGTAATGAAATTACCAGCAGCATTAAGATTCCAGTTAAGACTATCACGAT
Encoded proteins:
- the LOC103490829 gene encoding novel plant SNARE 11, with product MDTLSSISEELADIEGQINDIFRALSNGFQKLEKIKDSNRRSRQLEELTDKMRECKRLIKEFDREVKDLEGGNNANTNKMLSEKKQSMIKELNSYVALKKQHASTLDNKRIDLFDGPGESYGEENVLLASNMTNQQLIDSGNRMMDETDEAIERSKKVVQETVNVGMETAAALKAQTEQMSRIVNELDSIHFSLKKASKLVKELGRQVATDKCIMALLFIIVLGVIAIIIVKLVNPNNKDIRDIPGLAPPVQSRKLLWNSG
- the LOC103490828 gene encoding probable serine/threonine-protein kinase PBL19: MKCFFYPKGKSKSKGISKSAPELNQDEKSNKSAKANGFRPSNSLPSRSIPELYKEKEQNLRAFSLQELVDATNGFSRMLKIGEGGFGSVYKGRIKPITPNGEPVVVAIKKLNQHSLQGHKEWLAEVQFLSVVSHPNLVKLLGYAAENGVRGIQRLLVYEFLPNKSLEHHLFQRMSPTLPWKQRLEIIIGAAQGLAYLHGGLEAQVIYRDFKSSNVLLDENFKPKLSDFGLAREGPSGDHSHVSTAVVGTHGYAAPEYIETGRLKSQCDVWSFGVVLYELLTGRRALDRNRPMGEQKLLQWVRQFPVDSSMFTMLIDPRLRNQYSLSSAREVAKLADRCLNKNAMSRPAMTEVVESLQKALLMTEEKTSSSSSKNQSHRVLLSPRFVDQKHDMVRKQGKV